The Toxoplasma gondii ME49 chromosome XI, whole genome shotgun sequence region CGGGAACAAAAttgctttttcctcgcaGTCACAGAAGACTTTCGCGCGCTTTTACCGACCTTCTTCTATCCAAAAACCTCCGGGTGCGGCCCTATGGGGAGAGATCTGTTGCGTCTGAAGGGAAAACGCGACAACCAGTGTTCCGTGCTCCCAAGGTGCAACCCCCGCCATGCTACGTGCACTTCCCTTTGAATCCGCTGGACCTGCAGGTGGACTTTCCTTTCTAAATTATCTACAAGAAACGTCGATCTCTCGTTCATACATATTACATACAAAGCTACGGACATGCGCACACATCTGTTGTCagtttatacatatatatatatatatatatgtaaatatgtatgtatacttCCATGTATGTGTACCTTTTGTGAGTGGTTTTCTGTGAGCATCTGCATACGCATGGCGTTCCTGTGTGCGTGAATGTCACATGGGAGACACAAAAGAGTAAAGATTGCAAGGTGTCTATTTTTGCAAGAAAGTAGatcctttttcgtttccctcgGATCGCCTCTGTGGAGTTCTTCAGAGCGGTGTTGTGGGCGACGCTTTGTGTGCTCTTTCGTACGTTTCTCGAAGTTTTTTTCTAAAGACGACATCGCGTCGCCGGGTCAATCTTTCAAGACGTTGATTCCGAGCCATTCACCATCGTGCACCATCCTGTTTTGAgatcctttcttttctccctttctttctcgtcttccctttggtttccttctctcgtccatgcctcctctttcctcctctttcctcctcttctgtatGTCACATGTCTTTTCTCCGGATCGCCGacgatgcatgcattcgaCGACAAACACAGctcggagaaagacgaagcgagcgaatctgaagaagagcagctGGACCGATGGCGCCGCCTCAGGCAGAAGCAACAGGGGTGCTCTGTGTTGCCTGTGGAGGCACACAAACctgctgtgtgtctcctcgttttccttctcttcttcctcacgctcttctttgccgcCGCGATCCTCACCACCGACGTCGAGCGCCGTCATGCGACGAGGCAGGCGATTCGCCGAAATATTTTCCAGgccgcgtttctccaggCTCCACAAGCGACTCAGAGCGCTTCTCAGCAAGCGAGTTCAGAGACGCCGAACGAGCAGCCAGAATCCTCCTCACTcggcgcagacgccgcagcgagaaggcgcctcGATGCAGACTCCGATGAAGCTCTTCACGGgatctcttctcccctcggaGGTGAACTAGGACCTCaaagtctctctttcctgtccaACGCCTCACCTCTTTCTCATGATCGTGCGTCTGTCCagttttcgccttcgtcaTCTGCTGTacctccctcgtcttctccgacGGCATCTGCTTTGccgcctccgtcttctccttttccgtcTTTATCTCCGTCTGCGGCAGAGGTCACGACTTCCTTACCAGCTTCACTGCCTCCCGCTGGTTCTTCTTTTGCCCCCCCACAGTCTCCTTTCACCCCACAGTCTCCTTTCACCCCACAGTCTCCTTTTACCCCACAGTTTCCACTCAGCTCGCAGTCTTCAGTGTCTCCTGGCGTCTCTGGGTCGGTTGCTCGGCGTCTGAGCGCAGCCGCGACGGCGGCGAACGAGTGGGAAGGGCAAGGTCTCGCGACAGTCTCTTTGCTGCAGTGGGGAGACGTTcgtctgtggcttctccACGTGTGTCGTCGCATGCTCCTCACCGGGCTGGTCGCAGATCTGCTCGTCGTCGAGGaagcgcgtctctccgtAGTCAAAGGCGCCCTCGCCTCCAATTCGAGCGCTACCTCCAAGCGGCTTCTCCTGAAACTCTGGAAAACCTCAGGCAAGGCCTCTGCGACGAAGAGTCCTGcggagcagacgcagacgctgTGACTCAGACGCAAAGCATGTGGACAGTCGAGAGAGGGAACTCTAGGAAAGTCAgaggcgaaaagaagaatgaactcgacgcagaaacaggggtaaaagagacgagaaaagcggtcgagagaagaggaattCGCGAAAGTCGACGCACAGCGAACGCAACTCCAGCTGTGTTCCTGAGTTCGTCGACGACTCTGTGCAGAGATTTTCCCGCGATCGTCTCCTACTCTGCGCAAAGAGGGACTTTTTTCTCGGATTCTCCACCTCGCTTTCTCTATAGACCCCGGCGTTCGCTGTTGGCGGCAGTGACGTCGCTTAGtgttcctcgcttctttcaTTGGAGtccgcagagaagaaattCGAGAGATTTCAGGCCGGAAACGAAGGGCACACAtacgcaggcagagagactggCAGAAAGTGATCTTACATTCTCGAAAAGCAGAACATGTCTCGAATGAGAGTGACAGCTCGAAGGGAACAGCCTTGGTCAACAGAAGAACAAAGTCATTTCTGAACACACCCTTTGCAAGCTGTGGCGTTCTTTTCACGACCGTGAAGAGTAGCCTCATGTCTGGAGGTGCGGCATGCATTGAGGAACGGGTTCACCTTTATTGGATTCATGGAAGCAACAAAACAACCTGAACTTTACTGAGACGCCGCCATCGTGCACCGCCTGAACAGATGCCTCGAATTTAGatctcctgcctctccggTGTCTACGGATCTTTCTGGCAAGCTCTGACGGCTTCGGAGCTTCGGCGTTTCGAAGACGCGCTTGGGAACccacggagaaagaaaggaaatgaAGAGAAACCTCAAAACGCTCTGACGACAAACCGCACAAATTTGCCGGCTGGGTGTGTCTCCGCGGCTGTGTCCGCCGACGCCCCCACCGCAGAGGCAGGCAAAGGGAGACTCTGACGCCTCTGCGGAGCGATTCCTCTCCCCCTTTTTCCAGCGCTGTCCGAACGTTCTTTGTGATTCGCTCCTCTCAGGTGGCGGCACCTACGAGGTGGACTTCAGATCGGTCTACGGCATGCCATGGGGCTACGACATCACTCCGCAGTTGAACGAACTGGACGCGGGCGGATGGCTCTCCCCCCTCACGACTTCGCTTTCCGTCCGGTTGCTCCTCAGAGACAACTCCGGAGACGCCTCATGTAAAGACATTCGCAAATATAAATGCACacatgtgtatgcatataaaAATACCTATGCACCCATtcctatacatatatatatatatatatatatatatatacatatatgtatctatatatatatatatatatagatacatatatgtatatatatatatatatacatatatgtatctatatatatacatatatgtatctatatatatacatatatgtatctatatatatacatatatgtatctatatatatatatatatatatatgtatgtagataCGCACACATGCGGTTTCATGTGTGTGAGGCGTGTTGTTTTTCATTGTTATGTTTTTTATTTGAATGCATATGTTTGTATACTCCAGTAAGCATATCTGCATTGAACTGCGTATAGAAGTTCTCTCACAGTGGTGTCCGGAACTCTTTGTTTTGTTGATCTCCATTGAAGGCAGTGGATTAGGTTAcggtctctctccccagGTTCTGTGAAACGCCGGTCCAGTTCCCtgcttgttctcttcctttcctcacTTCGACGTAGACTTCCAGCTGCGGccccctgtctctgcgttcttctctgcctccacgGTCTGCGTGGTTTCTCCTCGATCTTTCTTCCACTGTTGCCTGCTGAGGGTTCTCTGCGCCGTCCCTCTGCTTTCGAGGCGTCTTCCAGCTGCTCCACACTGtgtcctcgtttcctctccaagTGCATCAAGATGGCTCGAacccgagagagagggaggagacgcgcagcagcaaaaagagcagagagactgaaTGGAAGAGGACGCGCACAGCCGCCACCGAGAGggcaaggaaggagaaagacgaggaacctGCGAGGCAGAACGCATTTGCTCGCTCACTCTCCAGAGGTCTCTCTCGAGTGGCTGCGTTCCATGTTCGTTTGCCTTCCTCCCTTTGCCTTTTTTGGAGTGTGAGATGAGTCCATGTGACGCCGTCTTTTTCCTTCAGATGTTGAGGTGAGCTTCACACAGCTGGCGACAGGGCTGATCGTCCCCAAATGCTCGATTTTCGTGAACCTCGTTTCCAGCTTCCTCGTGTCGATTATTGTCGCGggtctgttcttcctcgtcaccGTCTGCTACCTCTTCGTGGAGATCTACGCCTACCAATATGTCAAGCGAGCGAATCGGTACGCTGCCCTGGCGACGCCATCTCGgttttcctcctcgtcgtACCCTTTGTCTTGCGCCAAAGAGACATGTTGTCTGTTCTCCAGACCTCCCTTTTCCGCCTCCTCAGAGTCGATGACGTCTGTGcgtctcgtcgcttcttttccttcttctcgcccagACGCGGCTGTGCTTCTCCTCggttgtctctttctctccctggcGAAAGCACTTGCACAGAGctgtagagagacagacgaaatAACTACAAACAACAGGCTGcgagatacagagagagaaagaagcagacacgCATCAACCGCTCGAGGTCGAAAGCTCGACCGGCAGAGCTCTCAACGGACAAAACTGTATCCAGAAAGAAATACACACAaactgctgcatgcacctacacacctacatatatatatatatatatacatacatatctatacatatctatatatctgtatatatgtgtatatgtatatcgtTTTGTGAATGTTTATGTACCTGTACGGAGATAGCTTTGCAACGCGGAAGGATGCGAGTTTCTGCATGTGGGTTGCCGTTTTTCGTTTTGTCGCCTCTTTAGCGACGCAGGCCAGCAGCAAGGAGCTTTTTCGGCATACTTTCTCGGACGGTGGGAGATTTTGGGAacgactgcatgcggcttCGTCACAGCGCTGCTTCTTTGCGGACGCGTCGTTCTCTCAAAGGTCTTGCCAGACGCCAACACATTCAGCTACATCCACCTCATcggtgagaagaagaagaggaagaagaagaaggcgatgcGTAGAAGATGGAAGGCAGGACGTTTGATCTGcacgcgaaagagagggTGAAAAACTTCACAGAACATGCGAGAATACCCGAGAAGGCACTTTCAGGAGATTCCGACAAGACAGGGAACAGCGCACAAACGCGTTTGCTTTCCGCGActatgtctctctcgcttctcagcGTCGCCCGCGGTGACTCTGTGGCGTCGGTCTTTGTTTCCTGGCGAGGCGGGAGCGCGTGTATGTTTATGTCCTTCCAGCGTCTCGGTGGGGGCTCGCGTTTGCGACGTTCTACAGCCTGtgcttcgcttcctttgCAGACATCCTGGACGACATGACGCGGTTTTTGGTAGTCGCCACAACTTTCTTCGCGATGATGCGAACCCTGCGATTCCTCACGAGCGTcagtcttttcttcttcatcgtccAGAGCGCGCTGAAAACGGCGCTGCGAGAATTCTCCGGAGTGCAGCTCGTGGCGGCGCTCGCGATTCTCGGCGTCGCCGGCGCAAACTATCTTCTCGCAGGTGGGGGCCGTCGgcgaaaagcaaagagaTGGGGGAACAGTCTTTCAAAGAAGTGCAAacaagacggagagaaaaagggaaggcAAGAAGACGGAAAACGAACTGAAATGAAGACACAAACAAGCAAAGGGAACGGAGACATACTTACGCACGAAACGAGACGTTTTCCTTCACAGTCTGTCCTGCCATGCCTTGCGTGAGAGTCAATGTCCTTTCTACTACACTCCAGGGTAGTTTTCGTAGAAATCCCTTCGCAAATTTTCACTCAACTCCACAAACATCTGCTTTTATCTGAATACACCCCCATCCATCCCAAAAAATACATACAGGCATACACGtccatatgcatgtatagatatagatatacctatatatatacatgcatacacaccggaatgcatgcatatatatatagagagagagacagacagacagacagatataCACCgatatacgcatatatatatatatgcatatatttgtacTGATTGGTGAATGCTGCGCGGTTTGCATGCGGAGATTTTTGAGATTTGCGGCTTTCCGTTGAGTTTCGTGGAGTGTGCAGGTGGGCGAGAAGCGCCCTTTGGGACCTACGGAGACTCCATTTTCCAGACGCTCAGTCTGCTGTTCGGATCGCCGatgcttttctctttgcctccGGTCGGTGCTTTTTACTCTCTTGTTCTCATCCTTGTGTGGTGGACGATTCTCCTCCCCATGTTGGTTGCCCTCGTCGTCTACGCGGTGCGGAAAGTCATGTCCAAGACAGGTTTaacagaaacggagatgCTTGGTGAGTCGCAGagacgtctctctctctgcagtgtCCTTCTTCGATCGTCGTCGCTggtcttctgtctgtcgtcttctctcgtgctcccttctctgctttctcctcggttcttttctcttttccagactctctctgcttctcgcatctcctgtcgtcttctcgcgagtCCTCGGTCTCCCGcccccttttctcttttccagactctttctctgtctgcggacgagtctctcctcctcagagctgcttttttcctctctcgtgcgtcgccttcgccgacAGTTCGCGGCTGCGTTGCAGTCGAGGGTGGAGAAAAACGTTTGTGTCGAGAAACATGCGAAGCGTTTCTCACGGAAAACACAAAGACGCGGCAATGGAGGAAACTGACGCGTTttcgcagagaagacgaagacaggtCTTTTACCGAAGGAACGCGACAGTTCTCGtgggcgagagacagacgctcttgttttttctcagcgAATACGAAGGTCGAAAACTCAGAAAAGGCAGTCCAAGCGCcgctgcgtttttttctgcaggtgCCGAGATGGCAACCCAGGCGAGAGACTTCCTCGCAgagttcgttttctgctgcaCCCCCGACCCAGGACGACATGGCAGTTCTGATGAGGtgcgagaagacaagagacaggtgtctcttcgaagagacaaaggaaggatttttttttcttcctcagcgACATGcagtcgaggagaaggagaaaccgagagagaaagaagttcACCGACCGCCAGGGCGCGAAAACCGAGTCGCAGTGCATCGAGACAAGTCAAAACATGTTCTGTCCTTCTCCAGATCggtctgctctctccttgtaattgttctctctctctctctctgcctctcgtccttccttACGGTCCTcccctcgcgtttctctcgctccactctctccactctctcctctgtctcgttgctttcttttgttttctgtgcTTCGGCTTCcctgtcctctccttccgcgcccacctgtcgcttctcgctctgtcgccttctgtccGTGTTTAGATTCGGCGGCTCCGCCAGGAGGCAGAGCTCGCGGAGatcgagagacagcaaaaggCCTCCGAGAAGCGCGTGGAGGAGGCGCGCATGGCGTCGTCGGATCCAGATACGAAGATATTTCCGTCGCGAgtgctgctctgtctcctcttgctcttttctgtcttcttcgtcgccgggATATCCCTGCTCTTCGACGCCCCGCGCGTGTACAGAGACCATACAGCGACAAACCAGCTGGAGAGCAGACGTTTCTTGTCTACCGATCCGTTCGCTTCGAAAAGCCTGCTCGAGCTCACTCCGCCTCTCGACTTTCGCGACGACCTCTGCGCGACGACCGACTCCGAAAGTTCAGAAAATGGAGACGCCGAGCCCCCGGCAGAAAACAACCTCAaggcgcgaggcgaaggTGCACAGAAGCTTCAGAATGTCCTCAACGCCCTTTCGGAGGtagggagacgagaagacagcagacgGCGGGGGAAAGCGAAATTCCATTGGATAGGCGACTCGGGCCATGCGTCCAATTCAATCGTTAGTCTTCCTCTTGGGAATCTCTCACTTACTCCCCGATTCCCTCGCTCATCCTTCAGCTTTTTTCGCGCGGTGTGTCtcatgtttcttctttcctttctaaccctctctcccctctcttttcctcttgctcctctctctgtttctttctctcctctctttgtttccttcggACTTTCGCGCAttcgctcttcgctgcaTCCTTCACtctgcctcgctgtctccctgtatctctcgctgtctccctgtatctctcgctgtctccctgaatctctcgctgtctcccaaAGCCGGGGGCATAGTCGTCTTGcatgtcttctctttcccctgGTTGACACGTatcttttcctttccttttcgtaTGCATTTCGTCTTACATTGACCTGGTTCTAGCGACCCTGCAGGTAAGGaggccgcgcatgcaggtgcCTTTTGCACTCACATCTGAACGACAGATGCTGAGTGTCTAACGTATTCAACTGGACGGATCGCAGGCCCAACGGCTCTCCGCGTCCTCCTGTCGCTTGCTTGCAGCCGTTGCCGCGGACGCTGCGTCTGAAGGagatttcttctctgcagggCATCTACGACTGGCTGGAAAACGTCTTCGCAGAAGAAGTTCTGAATGCTGCGTACGCGGCGCCTGGCCTCGCGCACAGGGCGCCCCTGGCGAATCCTGGCGCCCTCCTCATCGTCAAGCGCGTCAGCCTCCAGTGTCGCTCGACCGCTTCTCCCCgtgaggaaaagagaaatcgAAGGCGAATCCAGCGCAGCGAAGTCgagccgaggagacagcgcgcaGGGGAAGGGAACGACCGAGCAGATGaggtcgaagagaagaagaaaacgcacgcAATTCcaagagaagcaaaacgaagaaaaaagggagcaCATCAGGCGCATACGgcagcgaaaaaagaaaaactcaAAACTCAGACAGGAgtccctccttcttcactttccttCGAACATCTCGGATTGAAGtatctgttctctcttttcgcgctGCTTTCGCCACTCCGCCGTAGTTCTCGCGGTCCTTCGACGCTCCGCGCTCGTCCGTTGCGGATGCTCCACAGTCTCTTCCGGATTGCTAGGGATCTCGacctttctgcatctctcggCGTTGTCTTCAATCGCGCACTGCTTGTCAAGTTTCCTTTCGCATGCAACCGACCGAaactgcttcctcgtcttcccgCAGGCCTTCCTGCGAgacttccttgtctccaCGGGTTCCTCCCTTCGCCAGTGCTCTGCTCGTGTTCTCTCGTGACTCCacattcttctctcttctcgttcgtcttctcgctaGCCTGAGCGTTTCGCGCCTTTCAGGCTTcactcttctcgttcttcttccgccttccaCGCGTCTTCGCGccgtctgtgtttcctcaGGCTTTCTGCTGTAGCCGGAGTTCGTTTCGCATTCTCTCCGTCGTGTGTCTGCAGTCTATCGGGTCTGCCCTGTTACGCGGCGGAGTGTCagtgccttctcttctctcacgtCCGACGCGTACGGACTCAACGGTGCTCGCTTCACTGCAGATCCTGACGAACGCGTTTACCGTGTAGGTCTGTTCTTCActcccgttctctctggcgCCGCCATAAACGCTTCAAATCCTCCCTCTACGTCGCCTGCTGACAACGCCCGTACCACACCGAActcggcttctccgtcttctcctgtctcttcttctcctcttccggtgtcttcttcttccacgagGAGCTCCGTTGCTTCTGCGGAGGCTGGGGCGCCttcgcgtcgtctctctcctggtgtctcctcggtgtCTCCCCGGAGACTGGGAGATCCAGGAGACCAGGGAGATGGAAACGGAGATACTTCTTCGAATGTCTCCTCCGGAGTCCCCTCGGTTTCTCCTCCGAGCACGGGCAGGGCGACTGCCGGGGTCCTCTCCGGCCTTCTCGGCTCTCCGCGAGTCGCCACTCTGGATCTCACGGCTGAGGAGTTTGCGGCGCTTTACCAAGGTCCTTCCAGCATGAGAGGAAAAGTCCAAAGCCTCAAAATCGGCGGATTTCTCGACTACCAGCTCGCCACTCTTGACGTCGTCTGGATCGACTTCAACGGAGATTCCGGTGTATACTTACTCAACAAGGTACGGCTAACGATGTGACGCGTCGACATGTCTTCTCATTCATATTTATAaatgcaaatatatacaaatgGAGATGCGTACACAACTGCACTtatgtatatctatgtacgcttatacatatctatctatctgtctagccatatatatatatatatatatagatagatagatagatatatagatatagatatagatagatatattCATGCGTACTTGCATTCATCTGCATATGTAGAGGTGTGTAGAGATGTATTTGTGATTTCGGCTCGCTTTCTGCGTGTGAACATGAACTGTCTATTTCGTTTTTTGTAAGATAAGAGTTCAGGGATACAGATGCTTCTGAGTGTTTTGCATGTCCCCTCGGATGGTCGCGTCGAAATTGGAGAGTGAGAATCCTTGTCATCGTTCGAAAATTCACAAAATGCAGTTTCTCGTCgtgaaagaaaggaaatgcGTTCCTCTTTGCATTGCTATATAGGTGCTTCacagtcttcgtttcctctcccatGTTTCATccatgttttctctctcgccactGCTCGTTTGCCGggtctcgtctccttcttgtctgtttcttttgcATGCTGCAtgaggttttcttctcgttccactttgttctcgctcttgcaGGTGACTTTCGACTTGGCAAACACAGGGAGCTTGACCGTCATGCCTGCAGTAGTGGCGGTACCTTCGTGGACTCTCTCGCCGACCTCGGCTTCGGCTCATGCGTCCTTCGTTCTCATTGTCATCgggtctctctgttttctcctgtACCTCTTCTATTCGTACCACACGACCCAGAAGCGCATTtactcctcttctctcttcatcttcctcgaCTTTCCGActctcatcttcctctccctcttcgtcttcttctacATCTCCCTCCTCAACGTCTCCTTCACCCCAGGCTGGGAGTCCGTCGCCTCCATcggcctcgccgtctctcagACCCAAGCTGCGACGACTcgcgccttttcttctctcactcaACTCGCttcgcgcttcctctccggACTCAATCACCGCCAGCTAAGCGGAGACTTCGGCGTCGGACTCGGAGACCAGGGATTCGGACTCGGAGACCAGGGATTCGGACTCGGAGACCAGGGATTCGGACTCAGAGACGGTGGAGTAGAAGGGAGCCTGGGGGCGGCAGGCCGGGCACACAGTGTGGAGAGAGGGGACGGCGTTTTGTCGActccgacagaaaaagacggaaGGGAAGGCTCCGACGCGCGtggatcttcttcgtcacttgttttctccccttctcctctttcctctccctctctttctccatcctcttcttcgcctcctcccttttctttttcttcgtcgcctccagcATCTTCGTCTTGGCCTGCTGCTCCaccgccttcgtctccttcgcctgtcgtctcctcctcttctcttccgcggcGTCTAAGCGGGGCGGATGAAtcgaaggagaaggccaCTGGCGCGGTTTCCAGCTCCTCCAGTTCGGAGGGTGAATTCGGCGACTCGCTGAACATCCCCGGAATCGTTCCAGGACCTGTGCAGCCGTGGTTGTGGGTCCCAGGCTCCTCGCCAGGTGGG contains the following coding sequences:
- a CDS encoding hypothetical protein (encoded by transcript TGME49_310560~Predicted trans-membrane domain (TMHMM2.0):46-69:262-285:312-335:373-391:400-420:426-449:458-481:564-587:996-1019:1031-1054:1316-1339:1359-1382:1428-1451), translated to MHAFDDKHSSEKDEASESEEEQLDRWRRLRQKQQGCSVLPVEAHKPAVCLLVFLLFFLTLFFAAAILTTDVERRHATRQAIRRNIFQAAFLQAPQATQSASQQASSETPNEQPESSSLGADAAARRRLDADSDEALHGISSPLGDLLVVEEARLSVVKGALASNSSATSKRLLLKLWKTSGGGTYEVDFRSVYGMPWGYDITPQLNELDAGGWLSPLTTSLSVRLLLRDNSGDASYVEVSFTQLATGLIVPKCSIFVNLVSSFLVSIIVAGLFFLVTVCYLFVEIYAYQYVKRANRDAGQQQGAFSAYFLGRWEILGTTACGFVTALLLCGRVVLSKVLPDANTFSYIHLIDILDDMTRFLVVATTFFAMMRTLRFLTSVSLFFFIVQSALKTALREFSGVQLVAALAILGVAGANYLLAGGREAPFGTYGDSIFQTLSLLFGSPMLFSLPPVGAFYSLVLILVWWTILLPMLVALVVYAVRKVMSKTGLTETEMLGAEMATQARDFLAEFVFCCTPDPGRHGSSDEIRRLRQEAELAEIERQQKASEKRVEEARMASSDPDTKIFPSRVLLCLLLLFSVFFVAGISLLFDAPRVYRDHTATNQLESRRFLSTDPFASKSLLELTPPLDFRDDLCATTDSESSENGDAEPPAENNLKARGEGAQKLQNVLNALSEPLPRTLRLKEISSLQGIYDWLENVFAEEVLNAAYAAPGLAHRAPLANPGALLIVKRVSLQCRSTASPLYRVCPVTRRSVSAFSSLTSDAYGLNGARFTADPDERVYRVGLFFTPVLSGAAINASNPPSTSPADNARTTPNSASPSSPVSSSPLPVSSSSTRSSVASAEAGAPSRRLSPGVSSVSPRRLGDPGDQGDGNGDTSSNVSSGVPSVSPPSTGRATAGVLSGLLGSPRVATLDLTAEEFAALYQGPSSMRGKVQSLKIGGFLDYQLATLDVVWIDFNGDSGVYLLNKVTFDLANTGSLTVMPAVVAVPSWTLSPTSASAHASFVLIVIGSLCFLLYLFYSYHTTQKRIYSSSLFIFLDFPTLIFLSLFVFFYISLLNVSFTPGWESVASIGLAVSQTQAATTRAFSSLTQLASRFLSGLNHRQLSGDFGVGLGDQGFGLGDQGFGLGDQGFGLRDGGVEGSLGAAGRAHSVERGDGVLSTPTEKDGREGSDARGSSSSLVFSPSPLSSPSLSPSSSSPPPFSFSSSPPASSSWPAAPPPSSPSPVVSSSSLPRRLSGADESKEKATGAVSSSSSSEGEFGDSLNIPGIVPGPVQPWLWVPGSSPGPQNSPPPTAESTVRFLRLQESLEAKSDALFRAKILAVLTLLMVAIRILTLVAAVPHTLRDARRLIEILYGAGSQIALASVFVIVAFFAFCFAGYTILGAQFRGFSTPTYSIVTCLMVLTSKWNFNAITAPATQQHSLTWQFEAFVFFFCIVFFCYLNYLVLAFIYLRYSQVKLETTVEVQELMSKYGVECRRRINIAVSGTVILYWKAFLKALQMAICQANAEGQMASLDSQAALLRDRFFDDFRGLPSIASLPCTTKERLERAFLGTQLVRIQQYITDLEFLKAKQFLILYDLKVLGQRLSSLSSCVSPGALRRTAFLAASFVTRSLLAHTGHVYIYAEKRVSMLLSGVPVCSERRKRSTLSDCAPKTRRFFTCRGVGVHHSACKRICTQACKCVHGS